Part of the Planococcus plakortidis genome is shown below.
CTATTGCCACACGAAATTCTATCAGGGGGCGTCACGGGCGTTGCCATGATCTTCGGTTTGATGACGCCGGTCAACTCGGGGATATGGCTGATTTTGCTGAACTTGCCGATTCTGATCGTCGGATGGATGAAGCTCGGCAAGACATTCATCGCCAACAGCATTTTTTCAGTAGCTGTCACGTCGATTGCCATGCTGTACATCCCGATCGTCCAAGTGACCGAAGATGCATTATTGTCATCGGTATTCGGGGGCGTCATTTCAGGCGCGGCAGTCGGGATCATCATCCGCTTTTACGGCTCGACCGGCGGCTTTGACGTCATCGGCCTGTTGTTGACCATGAAACGCGACATTCCGCTCGGTTTCATGGTATTCACCTTGAACAGCGGCGTCGTCTTCATCTCGGGCTTTATCTTCAATTGGGAGCTCGCGATGTACACGATGGCCTCGATCTACATTACGGGCATCGTCGTCGACCGCATCCACACGCGTCATATCAAGCTCAGCTTGATGGTGGTGACGGCCAAAGGCGACGAAGTGAAGAAAAAGCTATTGTCGAATTTGTACCGGGGCATTACAGTTACGGACGGGGAAGGCGCTTATACAGGCGCCAAGGTGAAAGTGCTGCATAGCGTCATCACCCGCTATGAGCTGGCATTTGTCCGGCCCTTGATCCGGGAAATCGACCCGAATGCCTTCGTCAGTATCACCGAGACGATGGAAGTGGTCGGGAATTTCCGGCGGGACGAAAACTATAAGAAAAATCCGATGTAACGGAAAAAGCCGTCGGGAAAAGTGCCTTGGCACTTTTCCCGACGGCTTTTCTTTTGTTAGCTGATGGCCTTAGAGCCAGGCGGTTATTCCGCTTCCTCGACAAAAACACGGTACACCACTTGATAGAACAAAGTGCTGCCTTGTCCTGGATAAATTTCGCGGTGCTGGAAGTTGCGCCGCTTCAAGGCATTCGAAAGCAAGAAATGATCGATCTTCCGGAATGCTTCCGCAGCCGCTTCGTGCTTTTTAGAACTGCGCAATTGAACCGATAACCCATCTTCGGCCTCTTCGAATGCCACTTCGGGAAGCAGCGGGAACTTCCGTTCTCTATGGATCAGGTTAAAGGCGAGATCGATGGTTTCGTTATCGATGAAATCGGGCTGGCGGATCATCAGCGAATATGTTGCAGGGCCTCCGTCCGGCCAGTGTGCGTGATGGAGTGTTTCCGGCGGATACAGGGAATAATCCGTGAAGCCGGGGGGGCAATAGCCATGCTGCGGAATCTCCTGGACCGCTTTTGACAAGGCAGTCAACAGACGAAGGCGTTCATGGAAATCCTCGGATCCGATGTTCCCGCGCCCGTCGATAACGAAATAGTATTGTTTCGGGATATGCACGGCATGCGCTTCGGCAGCGGGCGTGTATAATTTTTGTTCCTCCACTTTCCAGTCCTGCATCATCAACTCACTCCTCTATTCACGGAATTCCAGTTCCGGCATCCAAGTGGCAAGGTGGGCTTTCGTATTGGCGTTCCATTCCTCGTTGATATCTTTCAATAATAGAACTTCATAATCCCTAAAGCCGTCGTGCTGGACGAAGGTCGGGGTGAAGGCGGGGTTTGTGATGTCGATGCTGGAGCCTTCTGCAGTTTCTAGCTTGTCGATTTCCAGATGGACGATGCCGCCGATCCGCCGTTCGACGCCTTTTTGCCCGGACAGGAAATTGCCGAGCGAATAGAAGACGAAACTGCGGCGGCCATCTGCAGTATCGATCCATGCAGGCGGCTGCAGGACGTGGGGGTGATGGCCCAGAATGATGTCTGCGCCGTTTTCAGCGGCGAAACGGGCAAGTTCCGCTTGCTCTTGTGTCGGCATCATTTCATATTCATTGCCGAAATGGAGGCTCAACACCGATACATCGGAATGCTTGCGCGCATGCGCCAAATCCTGTCGGATCAACTCCCGGTCGATGCGGTTGACCAAATATGGCCGGCCGACAGGCGTCGGGATGCCATTGGTGCCATAGGTATAGGATAAAAACGACAACGTGATGCCGTTGCGTTCGAGTACCGGAATGTCGGCGCGTTGTTGTGCGGACAGGTGAGAGCCGCTTGACACCATGCCGATATCCCGCCAATGGGAAATGGCGTTCTCGATTGCCTGTACGCCGCGATCCATGGTATGGTTGTTTGCCATGGAAACGACATCGATCCCGGCATTCTTCATGGCATCGCCGAGTTCGGATGGGCTATTGAACGAAGGGTAACTCGATACCCCGATTTCGCTGCCGCCGATTATGCTTTCGGAGTTGGCGACGGTGATATCGGAGGATTCAAGGAAGGGCTGGATTGGCGCGAACATGGCGTCAAAATCATACCCACTGCCGGTTCTGGCATCTTCGTAAAGCGGTTCGTGGATGAGCACATCTCCGATTGCCGACAAACTCACCCGGTGGTTTCTCGCTACTCGCTCAGGCATCACTGCAAGCGGCATAGTGCGCACAGTAAATTCATGCGGGTTGGATTCAGCAGCGGACGGCTGTTCGCTGCTTGCAGCCAAAGCGCCAACAGCAAGCAAGCACACAATAAACCATTTTTGAAAAGTCGCCATGAGTCCATTCCTTTCGGTTGTCCCGCCCCGAACAGCAGGGCAGGACAGCTTGTATTCGCCAGATTAATTGATTTTAGAATACTATAGCAGGGAGGAAATCACTAGGCTTTTTGTGGTTTTGATGTGAGAAATAGCCTACTTTTTCTAAGGGGCAAGAAACGGATAACCTACAGGCGCAAAAAATTCACATAATGATAAAGAAATAGATGATAACCATGATAATCATGATCGACAGCATCGTGGAAATCAGGCTGATGCGCAGGTTTGATGAATAGAATGTTTCCTGGATGATTTGCTGGCGTTTTTCCCGGTAGGTGCGGGTGGCAGTGAAAATGATGACCAGGCCAAAAATACATGCGAAAATGCCGAGGATGACCGTGAACAAATCGACAAACGGGTTGCGTACGGCACCCATCGTGAAATGCAGGCTCGTCGCGAGGAAGCCGACGCCAACGATGGAGATGGCCGTACGGATCCAGGCGAGATAAGTGCGCTCATTTGCCAGATGCTGCTGTGTATAAGTGAGCTGGTTTTTTTCTTTACGGTAGGATTGCCGTGACAAGTTATATACCCCCTTCGACCAAGTGGCCGGTGCTTTCTTCTAGTTTACCCGAAACGTATGTGTTCTAATTAGAAAATGAACAAGAACTGGATAACCGAAAACATATTCGGGGTATACATAAATCATCACGAATAAATGGGGAATATCGATGGAATTATTGCTGACGATCCTGATCCTGCTGATTGCGCTCCTCGTCTCCAATGTAGTAAGCCACTATGTGCCGCAAGTGCCGGCAGCGCTTATCCAAGTGGCGCTCGGGACGATCATCGTGCTGGTCTTCGAGGATTTTACATTTGAATTGGAAGCCGAATGGTTTCTGCTGTTGTTCATCGCACCGCTCCTGTTCAACGATGGGCGGCATTTTCCGCGTGAGGAGTTATGGCGCATGCGCGGGCCGATCTTCGGCAACGCCGTCATCCTGGTGTTGCTGACGA
Proteins encoded:
- a CDS encoding YitT family protein, encoding MEKFYRLGAIFIASIVMAIAFNMFLLPHEILSGGVTGVAMIFGLMTPVNSGIWLILLNLPILIVGWMKLGKTFIANSIFSVAVTSIAMLYIPIVQVTEDALLSSVFGGVISGAAVGIIIRFYGSTGGFDVIGLLLTMKRDIPLGFMVFTLNSGVVFISGFIFNWELAMYTMASIYITGIVVDRIHTRHIKLSLMVVTAKGDEVKKKLLSNLYRGITVTDGEGAYTGAKVKVLHSVITRYELAFVRPLIREIDPNAFVSITETMEVVGNFRRDENYKKNPM
- a CDS encoding CapA family protein codes for the protein MATFQKWFIVCLLAVGALAASSEQPSAAESNPHEFTVRTMPLAVMPERVARNHRVSLSAIGDVLIHEPLYEDARTGSGYDFDAMFAPIQPFLESSDITVANSESIIGGSEIGVSSYPSFNSPSELGDAMKNAGIDVVSMANNHTMDRGVQAIENAISHWRDIGMVSSGSHLSAQQRADIPVLERNGITLSFLSYTYGTNGIPTPVGRPYLVNRIDRELIRQDLAHARKHSDVSVLSLHFGNEYEMMPTQEQAELARFAAENGADIILGHHPHVLQPPAWIDTADGRRSFVFYSLGNFLSGQKGVERRIGGIVHLEIDKLETAEGSSIDITNPAFTPTFVQHDGFRDYEVLLLKDINEEWNANTKAHLATWMPELEFRE
- a CDS encoding YidH family protein, encoding MSRQSYRKEKNQLTYTQQHLANERTYLAWIRTAISIVGVGFLATSLHFTMGAVRNPFVDLFTVILGIFACIFGLVIIFTATRTYREKRQQIIQETFYSSNLRISLISTMLSIMIIMVIIYFFIIM